The genomic window TTGCAGCAGAGGCGATTCCCGGTTCCCGCCGGCACCATGGGTGAGCACCACGACGCCGGCCGGGGTATATTCAGGTTGGTGCGCGACGCCGTCGATCGAATCGAGAACCATGGCGCCGCTCCTCCTCATCACCCGGCGCGTCATGCCAGCCGGAACAACGCCGAGACCGGCCCATGGCCGCCGCCCAGGGGATAAGCCGCGCGCAGACACTCGGTCACCCAGCGCTTGCCGAAACTCACCGCCTCGGGAACGGAGAACCCGTGCGCCAACGCGCAGGCGACCGCGGCCGCCAAGGTGTCACCGCCGCCGTGATCGTTGGTGGTGGGCACCCGTGGCGCATCGAACTCGTGGAAATCGGCACCGTCATACAACAGGTCGCTGCTGCGGTCCGACGAGCGCAGGTGCCCACCCTTGACCAGCACCCACCGCGGACCCATGGCGTGCAGGGCCTTCGCCGCCGCCCGCTGCGATTCGCCGTCCACCACGTCGATGTCAACCAGGAGTCGCACCTCGTCGAGGTTCGGAGTCACCAGCGTCGCCAGCGGAAACAGCTCCGCGCGAAGGGAATCCAGCGCGTCTTGAGCCAGGAGCGGGTCACCGTGCATCGAGGCGCACACCGGGTCGACGACCAGGGGAACCGTCACTCCCAACCGTCGCCACGTCTGGGCCACGGTGGTGATGATGGTGGCCGAGGCCATCATTCCGGTCTTGGCGGCCTGGATGCCGATGTCGGTGACCACGGCGTCGATCTGTCCGGCCACGATGTCATCGGGGATCTCGTGGAACGTTCTGACGCCCAAGCTGTTCTGCACGGTCACCGCGGTGACGGCCACGCAGGCGTGCCCGCCGAGCATCGCGATGGTGCGCATGTCGGCCTGGATGCCCGCGCCGCCACCGGAATCCGACCCCGCGATGGTCAACACCCGCAGCGGTGTCGTTCCCGGCGGCGGCAGTGGCAGGTAGTTCACTGCGTGATTGGCAGATACACCCGGTTGCCGTGGTCGGCGAACTCCCGCGACTTTTCGGCCATCCCGCTGGCCAACA from Mycobacterium kubicae includes these protein-coding regions:
- the thiD gene encoding bifunctional hydroxymethylpyrimidine kinase/phosphomethylpyrimidine kinase, which produces MNYLPLPPPGTTPLRVLTIAGSDSGGGAGIQADMRTIAMLGGHACVAVTAVTVQNSLGVRTFHEIPDDIVAGQIDAVVTDIGIQAAKTGMMASATIITTVAQTWRRLGVTVPLVVDPVCASMHGDPLLAQDALDSLRAELFPLATLVTPNLDEVRLLVDIDVVDGESQRAAAKALHAMGPRWVLVKGGHLRSSDRSSDLLYDGADFHEFDAPRVPTTNDHGGGDTLAAAVACALAHGFSVPEAVSFGKRWVTECLRAAYPLGGGHGPVSALFRLA